Sequence from the Acidobacteriota bacterium genome:
AGAAGATGGGCCCGTGCCGACTGTACTTGCGTTCAATCGTCCGGTCCGCGCCGCCGCGCACCGCGATGGTGTCGGCAACAACACGCAAGGGGTACCACTCGCCCTGCCATCTGGCCTGGCCCGGATCGGCCGGGTTCAGTTCCTCCACGAACACATCGTCGTAGTCGGTGCCGACGATCGTCAGCCCCCAGCCGACCCGCCCGTTGTGGCCGATCGCCACCCCGGGAATCGCCGGCTCGGTCGCCCCGATGACGTCCCACCCCGGGGCGACGAGGTGGACGATGTAGCGCAGCGAGGGGTTGGCGACCTGCCGGTGCGGATCGTTGGCGAGCAGCACGGCGCCACTGGCGGTGTGCGTACCGCGGAACACCCAGTTGTTGCTGCCCGGTGCGTGCTCGGGCGTGCCCATGTCCAGCGAGGCGACGGCGCCGGGCGCACCGCGGTAGGCGTCGAGCAACGGCGGCCGCGGGAACGGCACGACGGGCAGGACGCCTTGGAGAGCGTCAAGAACCGACGGCGAGAGGATCGAGAGGTCGAGCCCCCGCGGAACCGTCAGCGGAATGTCGGGGTCCTGCCGCGCGCGCCGGCTGGCCTGGTCCACACCGAGGCGCGCCACATCGAGGGCGAACCGGAGTTCCGTGCGCGCGCTCGTCAGCGAGCGCGCCGGTACGCGCAGGACGACATCGCGGATGGTCCATGGCTCCGGCGTGATGCCCGTCAACACGAACTCGACCGGCAGGTTGCCGCGATGGGCGTCGATGTAGGCGTTCACGCCGCTGGCAAACGCGGTGAAGATGCGCCGCGCTTCCGGGTGATAGCTGGCAAACTCGCGGTCGTCCCACGGTCCCTGGTACTGGACGAGCCGCAGCAGGCGGTCGTGCGCGACCGCCTGCTCGCCGAGGATCTCCGCCAGCCGGCCGCCGTTGTAGCGACGCCACAGCTCCATCTGCCAGAGGCGGTCCTGCGCCTGGACGTAGCCCTGGGCGAAGAACAGGTCGTCGGTATTCGCCGCGTAGATGTGCGGCACGCCCCACGTGTCGCGGATGATCTCGACCGGTGCGCGGAGACCAGCAACCGTCTCGCTGCCGTCGATCCGGCTGAGCGACTGCCGTGCCAGCGCATCGAAGGAGGGCGGGGCCGGTGCCTGCCCCGCCACCCGCGACCACAGCAGGACGGGCACCAGCACCAGCAGTGCGACGATGCTTCGCGGCATGGTCGTTCCTGTGCCTCAGAAGTTGAACCTGATACCCAGTTCCGCCGTGCGCATGTCGAGGGCCGAGGTGATTCGTCCGAAATTGGCCGCGCCGAGCGTGGTGTTGGGCGCCCCCCAGTTCACCTCGTTGAACACGTTGAGGATCTGCGCCTGCGCCGTGAGGCGATAGCGGCCGGCGAACGCGAACGTCTTCATGATCGAGAGATCCGTTCGACTGTAGCCAGGCCCGCGCAGCATGTTCCGTGGGGCGTTGCCGAACGTGTACTGCGCGGGCATCGCGAAGGCCGCCGGATCGATGCAGTCGACAAGTCCCAGGCCTGAGGGATTCGGCCGGCAGTTCAGACTCACGTCGCGCAGGACGTCGGGCCGCTGGTTGGGGCTGCCGACATTGGCCCGGTCGCCCTGGATGACGACGTTGAGCGGCGTGCCGCTCTGGAAGGTCGCTACGCCGCTGACCTGCCAGCCGCCGGCAAGGGTACGCACCCACGCGGAGTCGGAATCCCTGAAGAACGGCAATTCGTAGATGCCGCTGATGACCAGGCGATGGGGGACATCCCACGACGCCGGCCCGTAGTCGCTCCAGATGTCGTAGTTGTTCACGATGCGGCCGCCGGCGTTGGAGTGGTCGGCCATGTCGCGCGTGCGCGACCAGGTGTAGTGGGCGTTGAGCGCGAGGCCGGCGGTCATGCGACGCCGGACCACCGCGGTGACCGCGTCGTAGTCGGACACGAGGTCGTTCTCGATCACGCGAATCTCGCGGAACAGCTGGTTGGGGCGCCTTGGGTCGATGGCGCCAGGACCCGGCAGGGGCGTGTTCGCGTAGTAGCTGCGATCCAGGTGAGTGGTCCGCGAGGCGAGGTACTGGAGTTCGACCACGGTGGCCTTGAACAGTTCGTGCTGCACGTCGACGCTCCACTGGTTCTTGCGGGCGTTCGGAAGGTCGCGGTTCGGGGTCACCATATTGGGCGGCCCCGCCGGGCCGACGACACCGGTGGGCTGGCTCAGGCTCATCGTCGGGTTGGCCGGGTCGTTGGTGTAGGTGGTTCGCGCCGCCAGCGGGGGGTTGTTGGTGAGGAACGTGAACGAGTTCATCTGGTTGGGGTTGGAGTAGATGCCCCACCCGGCTCGCAGGACGGTCTTGTCCGACAGGCGGTACGTCGCGCCGATGCGCGGCGCGATGTCGGTCTTGTTCGGCTCGTGGAACTCGAAGCCTGGTGACGGTAGTGTCGCCGGGATGATCTGCGTGCGGGTGTCGTCCAGTTCGGTGGCGTATCCGGAGTAGGTCTGGACGGGCGTATTCAGTTCGTAGCGGAGACCCAGGCTCAGCGTCACCTTCGGTCCGATCTGCCACACGTCGTTGACGAACAGGCCATTGCGCCAGCCGCCGACGTGCCCGGGAATCTGGTCCGACGATGTGACGACGGTGCGCGGCAGTCCGAGCATGAAGTCGGCCATCGAGTAGCCGGTCATGTCGCCGTTGAACGTGAAGCTGCCGCGCGGCGTGTTGGCGGCGCGCCGGCCGGTCTCGAGACGTCTGAGGTCGAACCCGGCGCGGATGTTGTGGGT
This genomic interval carries:
- a CDS encoding penicillin acylase family protein gives rise to the protein MPRSIVALLVLVPVLLWSRVAGQAPAPPSFDALARQSLSRIDGSETVAGLRAPVEIIRDTWGVPHIYAANTDDLFFAQGYVQAQDRLWQMELWRRYNGGRLAEILGEQAVAHDRLLRLVQYQGPWDDREFASYHPEARRIFTAFASGVNAYIDAHRGNLPVEFVLTGITPEPWTIRDVVLRVPARSLTSARTELRFALDVARLGVDQASRRARQDPDIPLTVPRGLDLSILSPSVLDALQGVLPVVPFPRPPLLDAYRGAPGAVASLDMGTPEHAPGSNNWVFRGTHTASGAVLLANDPHRQVANPSLRYIVHLVAPGWDVIGATEPAIPGVAIGHNGRVGWGLTIVGTDYDDVFVEELNPADPGQARWQGEWYPLRVVADTIAVRGGADRTIERKYSRHGPIFYEDLVNHRAYALRSTLQEPGTAEYLGALRLNQASITPTCREFLTHQRHYLAPSENMICGDVEGNIAWHASSLTPRREGGWYGRMPVPGTGAYRWNGFRDDLPYEFNPARGWIATANHNIMPAGYYPPLFFKRGPYVRWDRLNQVLGGSTRLGPKDFERVQHDTTWPYLEAEKAFLRTWTSGREDVEWARQTMLAWDGRYVAGSAAAAIHNTWRRHLDPDALEVDGDPGRGGVGEAVRNLALASPTVARTSAARTALEKAVDTLTRTLGADRREWRWGRLHRSEFPHPLVSAYDLPGVERDGGGDTVASTGATFREIIDFSNLDDSRVTNTPGQSAQPGSPYYGNLREPWSRGQYFPLRYSRTAVEQAAAHTLVLKPAVVARGAADR